Proteins from one Candidatus Margulisiibacteriota bacterium genomic window:
- a CDS encoding SPFH domain-containing protein yields the protein MGDSEQIDIEVPAAAESIVKQRPLGASIIREEFFMGFAISGLLFLVIMLVGGFCSLIVLAATSTFLGGAAFVVTFFLAWFVSAAVRIALQWERAIVLRLGKLKGLRGPGMFFIIPIIEAAAVIDTRVQTLDIPKQQVITKDNVPVAIDAVLYFKVVDPIAAIVNVQSYTYAVSNFAQATLRDVIGGMTLDELLAERQKIGEEIEKFVEAESKNWGLEITNIKIQDINMPEDLKRMMSRQASAEREKRANITKAEGDMLAAVNLAAAAKTMAASNGAMQLRTLQTIDGLGPTASNTVVLAVPIEIMEAIMAFKKNQEAK from the coding sequence ATGGGCGACAGCGAACAGATCGATATAGAAGTACCGGCCGCAGCCGAAAGCATAGTTAAACAGCGGCCGCTCGGGGCGTCAATAATAAGGGAGGAGTTTTTTATGGGGTTTGCGATCTCGGGGCTATTATTTTTGGTCATTATGTTGGTCGGCGGCTTCTGCAGCCTGATCGTCCTGGCGGCAACCAGCACGTTCCTGGGCGGGGCTGCGTTCGTCGTTACTTTTTTCCTGGCCTGGTTCGTCAGCGCGGCGGTCCGCATCGCCCTGCAGTGGGAAAGGGCGATCGTTCTCCGGCTCGGTAAGCTGAAAGGGTTAAGAGGGCCGGGGATGTTCTTCATCATCCCGATCATCGAAGCGGCCGCGGTCATTGATACCCGGGTCCAGACGCTCGATATCCCGAAACAACAAGTTATAACCAAGGACAACGTCCCGGTGGCGATCGACGCGGTCCTCTACTTCAAGGTCGTCGACCCGATCGCGGCCATTGTCAACGTCCAGAGCTACACCTACGCGGTCTCGAACTTCGCCCAGGCGACGCTGCGCGACGTGATCGGCGGCATGACCCTTGACGAGCTCCTGGCCGAGCGGCAGAAGATCGGCGAGGAGATCGAGAAGTTCGTCGAGGCGGAAAGCAAGAACTGGGGGCTGGAGATCACCAACATCAAGATCCAGGACATCAACATGCCGGAGGACCTGAAACGGATGATGTCGCGCCAGGCGTCGGCCGAGCGGGAAAAGCGGGCGAACATTACCAAGGCGGAAGGGGACATGCTGGCGGCGGTCAACCTGGCGGCAGCGGCCAAGACGATGGCGGCCAGCAATGGGGCGATGCAGTTGCGTACCCTTCAGACGATCGACGGGCTAGGTCCGACCGCGTCCAACACGGTTGTCCTGGCCGTGCCGATCGAGATCATGGAGGCCATCATGGCCTTCAAGAAAAATCAAGAGGCTAAATAG
- the pyrE gene encoding orotate phosphoribosyltransferase — protein MDAVNELKKLLKDTGAVKTGDFTLSSGKKSDFYVDCRKVTLHPRGAKLVGKLVLEKIKGLKVDAVGGMTLGADPITGAVVTLSDLPGFIVRKKEKEHGTRQKIEGHIAPGWNVVIVEDVATTGGSARQAIEAVEQAGAKVVKVISVVDREEGAKEALAKYDFDPLLKKSEFF, from the coding sequence ATGGACGCGGTCAATGAACTCAAAAAATTATTAAAAGATACCGGCGCGGTCAAGACCGGCGATTTTACCCTCTCCTCGGGGAAGAAAAGCGATTTTTACGTGGACTGCCGCAAGGTAACGCTGCACCCCAGGGGGGCGAAACTGGTCGGCAAGCTCGTCCTGGAAAAGATCAAAGGGCTCAAGGTCGACGCCGTTGGCGGCATGACCCTGGGCGCCGACCCGATCACCGGCGCCGTCGTCACCCTCTCCGACCTCCCCGGCTTTATCGTCCGGAAAAAGGAGAAGGAACACGGGACCCGGCAAAAGATCGAGGGGCATATCGCCCCCGGCTGGAACGTCGTCATCGTCGAGGACGTCGCCACGACCGGCGGCTCCGCCCGGCAGGCGATCGAGGCGGTCGAGCAAGCCGGGGCAAAGGTGGTCAAGGTCATTTCCGTGGTCGACCGGGAAGAGGGGGCGAAAGAGGCCCTGGCCAAGTACGACTTCGACCCGCTACTTAAAAAGTCCGAGTTCTTTTGA
- a CDS encoding CHASE4 domain-containing protein, with the protein MNFRLKLLLAIIVTFIFFFFASDQIGKKLIFGNFDKLERDYAISDMGRVLYFINDSFTSYDDTCRDWAYWDDTYAFVRDKNEKYRRSNLTPQTFDNLRIHLLMMFDEKGRVVYASGYNNSADTLQPLGSAAEKALIAGFTCKVINKGSQGVIMMPEGAMLVNARPIIQSSQTGPIRGTLVMGRYFDAFRLRRLTSVTHLYAQAYSLNQENIPADVKAALPALASSPIKLDNHKQTMVGYLLMNDVFRRPALVFRIEMPRTLYFQSQMFSSLLSIIRLSAFFFTGLVTLLILQPLVIAPIDRVNKELNQIMDHCNLMQGAKLAAPTDKDELATLQTSVDNMLKELERRHQPDRDPEP; encoded by the coding sequence ATGAACTTCCGTTTGAAATTGCTGCTCGCCATAATTGTTACTTTTATTTTCTTCTTTTTCGCTTCCGACCAGATCGGCAAGAAGCTTATCTTCGGCAATTTCGATAAACTGGAGCGCGATTACGCGATCAGCGACATGGGCCGGGTCCTCTACTTTATCAACGATTCTTTTACCAGTTACGACGACACCTGCCGGGACTGGGCTTATTGGGACGATACCTACGCCTTTGTCCGGGATAAGAACGAAAAATACCGCCGGTCCAACCTGACCCCGCAAACCTTTGACAACCTCCGGATCCATTTGCTGATGATGTTCGACGAAAAAGGCCGGGTGGTGTACGCTTCCGGTTATAACAATTCGGCCGATACGCTTCAGCCGCTCGGTTCGGCGGCCGAAAAGGCGCTGATCGCCGGTTTTACTTGCAAAGTGATCAATAAAGGGAGCCAGGGAGTGATCATGATGCCCGAAGGGGCAATGCTGGTCAATGCCCGGCCGATCATTCAAAGCAGCCAAACCGGCCCGATCAGGGGGACATTGGTAATGGGCCGTTATTTTGACGCGTTCCGTCTCAGGCGCCTGACCTCGGTGACCCATCTTTATGCCCAGGCTTATTCGCTCAACCAGGAAAACATCCCTGCCGACGTCAAGGCAGCCCTCCCGGCCCTCGCTTCTTCACCGATCAAGCTGGACAATCATAAACAAACGATGGTCGGCTATCTGCTGATGAATGACGTTTTTCGCCGGCCGGCCCTGGTCTTTCGCATCGAAATGCCCCGGACCCTTTATTTCCAATCCCAGATGTTCTCCAGTTTGTTGTCGATCATTCGCCTATCCGCTTTCTTTTTCACCGGGCTGGTCACCTTGCTGATCCTGCAGCCGCTGGTGATCGCGCCGATCGACCGGGTCAATAAAGAATTAAACCAAATAATGGACCACTGTAACCTGATGCAGGGGGCAAAGCTGGCCGCACCGACCGACAAGGACGAGCTGGCTACTTTACAAACATCCGTGGATAATATGCTAAAAGAACTGGAGCGGCGCCACCAACCAGACCGCGACCCCGAACCTTAA
- the tuf gene encoding elongation factor Tu yields the protein MAREKFERKKPHCNVGTIGHVDHGKTTLTSAITSVLAAKGMAKAKKFDEIDSAPEEKARGITIAIAHVEYETDKRHYAHIDCPGHADYVKNMVIGAAQMDGAILVVAATDGPMPQTREHILLAHQVNVPAMVVFLNKCDMVDDKELIDLVEVETRDLLNKYKFDGDKVPVIRGSALKAMENPDPKGEAAKCILELMDAVDNYIPNPQRPLDQPFLMPIEDVFTITGRGTVGTGRITRGRVKVGEEVEIIGLGSHKKAVATGVEMFRKTLDEGLAGDNIGLLLRGVEKEELMRGMVVAKPGSIKPHKKFEAQVYVLTKEEGGRHTPFFNGYKPQFFINTTDVTGEIKLPDKVEMVMPGDNIVMTVELITDVAVEEGLRFAIREGGRTVGAGAVSKILA from the coding sequence ATGGCAAGAGAAAAATTCGAGAGAAAAAAACCGCACTGCAACGTCGGGACGATCGGGCACGTCGACCACGGTAAGACCACGCTGACCTCGGCGATCACCAGCGTGCTGGCCGCCAAGGGCATGGCCAAGGCGAAGAAGTTCGACGAGATCGACAGCGCGCCGGAAGAAAAGGCCCGCGGTATCACCATCGCCATCGCCCACGTCGAGTACGAGACCGACAAGCGGCATTACGCCCACATCGACTGCCCCGGACACGCCGACTACGTCAAGAACATGGTCATCGGCGCGGCCCAGATGGACGGCGCGATCCTGGTCGTGGCCGCCACCGACGGCCCCATGCCGCAGACCCGCGAACATATCCTGTTAGCCCACCAGGTCAACGTTCCGGCCATGGTCGTGTTCCTGAACAAGTGCGACATGGTGGACGACAAAGAGCTGATCGACCTGGTCGAGGTGGAGACCCGCGACCTGCTCAATAAGTACAAATTCGACGGCGATAAAGTGCCGGTCATCCGCGGTTCCGCCCTCAAGGCGATGGAAAACCCGGACCCGAAAGGCGAAGCCGCCAAGTGCATCCTGGAGCTGATGGACGCCGTTGACAACTACATCCCGAACCCGCAGCGGCCGCTCGACCAGCCGTTCCTGATGCCGATCGAAGACGTCTTCACCATCACCGGCCGCGGCACCGTCGGCACCGGCCGCATCACCCGCGGACGGGTCAAGGTCGGCGAAGAGGTCGAGATCATCGGTCTCGGCAGCCATAAGAAAGCCGTCGCCACCGGCGTCGAAATGTTCCGCAAGACGCTGGACGAAGGCCTGGCCGGCGACAACATCGGCCTGCTCCTGCGCGGCGTGGAAAAAGAAGAGCTGATGCGCGGCATGGTCGTCGCCAAACCCGGCTCGATCAAGCCCCACAAGAAGTTCGAAGCCCAGGTTTACGTGCTGACCAAGGAAGAGGGCGGCCGCCACACGCCGTTCTTCAACGGTTACAAACCGCAGTTCTTCATCAACACGACCGACGTGACCGGCGAGATCAAGCTGCCGGACAAGGTCGAAATGGTCATGCCGGGCGACAACATCGTGATGACCGTTGAGCTGATCACCGACGTCGCCGTGGAAGAAGGCCTCCGCTTCGCGATCCGCGAAGGCGGCCGCACGGTCGGCGCCGGCGCGGTTTCCAAGATCCTCGCCTAG